In one Umezawaea sp. Da 62-37 genomic region, the following are encoded:
- a CDS encoding serine protease, whose translation MAATLHRLRSWLGALVVAILLPLAGFSMATAAPAPPSADGEVGTQIVGGTRASTSTYPWVVYLATSSGFQYCGGTLVAANKVVTAAHCTVGDSASAVRVVAGRDDKNSTAGVVAKVTKIWIHPSYVDATQGNDVSVLTLDRNLTQAKLPIATSADTALYAAGTSSTILGWGTTSSGGSASRYLLKATVPLTSNATCTSAYGSDFKAAHMVCAAYAQGGTDTCQGDSGGPLVAGGKLIGITSWGEGCALAGKPGVYTRVSNFATLITQQINS comes from the coding sequence ATGGCGGCAACCCTGCACCGCCTGCGGTCGTGGCTCGGCGCTCTCGTGGTGGCGATCCTGCTCCCACTGGCCGGCTTCAGCATGGCCACGGCTGCTCCGGCTCCTCCGTCGGCCGACGGTGAGGTCGGCACCCAGATCGTCGGCGGCACCCGCGCCAGCACGAGCACGTACCCGTGGGTGGTCTACCTGGCCACCAGCAGCGGGTTCCAGTACTGCGGCGGCACCCTGGTCGCGGCCAACAAGGTCGTCACCGCGGCGCACTGCACCGTCGGCGACTCGGCCTCGGCGGTCCGCGTCGTCGCCGGTCGCGACGACAAGAACTCCACCGCGGGCGTCGTCGCGAAGGTGACCAAGATCTGGATCCACCCGAGCTACGTCGACGCCACCCAGGGCAACGACGTGTCGGTGCTGACCCTGGACCGCAACCTCACCCAGGCGAAGCTGCCGATCGCGACCAGCGCCGACACGGCGCTGTACGCGGCGGGCACCTCCAGCACGATCCTCGGCTGGGGCACCACCTCCTCGGGCGGTTCGGCCTCGCGCTACCTGCTCAAGGCGACCGTGCCGCTGACCAGCAACGCCACCTGCACCTCGGCGTACGGCTCGGACTTCAAGGCCGCGCACATGGTCTGCGCCGCGTACGCCCAGGGCGGCACCGACACGTGCCAGGGCGACTCGGGCGGTCCGCTGGTCGCGGGCGGCAAGCTGATCGGCATCACCTCGTGGGGCGAGGGCTGCGCGCTCGCCGGCAAGCCCGGCGTGTACACCAGGGTCTCGAACTTCGCGACCCTGATCACGCAGCAGATCAACTCCTAG
- a CDS encoding FKBP-type peptidyl-prolyl cis-trans isomerase, translating to MATQKPEVDLVEGPPPADLVINDLSVGDGPEATPGQAVTVHYVGVSFTTGEEFDSSWSRNDPFRFPLGGGRVIAGWDKGVAGMKVGGRRQLVIPPHLAYGDRGAGAAIKPGETLIFVVDLLAVN from the coding sequence ATGGCCACGCAGAAGCCCGAAGTCGACCTGGTCGAGGGCCCACCGCCCGCCGACCTGGTCATCAACGACCTCTCGGTCGGCGACGGGCCCGAAGCCACGCCGGGCCAGGCCGTCACCGTGCACTACGTCGGCGTCTCGTTCACCACCGGCGAGGAGTTCGACTCCTCGTGGAGCCGCAACGACCCGTTCCGCTTCCCGCTCGGCGGCGGCCGCGTCATCGCAGGCTGGGACAAGGGCGTCGCGGGCATGAAGGTCGGCGGCCGTCGCCAGCTGGTCATCCCGCCGCACCTCGCCTACGGCGACCGCGGTGCCGGTGCTGCCATCAAGCCCGGTGAGACCCTGATCTTCGTGGTGGACCTGCTCGCGGTGAACTGA
- a CDS encoding YbaB/EbfC family nucleoid-associated protein — MPDDIGGSERMLAQWEQSIQQKAARYQSMAERVQELTITETSRDGLIRLTIGSNGILSSVDIAEPAREKRMSEVSGEIMRCLQRAQSRIPELLQQVMAETIGTQDETANVLFAEARKNFPAAPAEEPAPSVHEEMRFGIEDDPQAPPPPPAPRPQRPQRRPSDDDDFDGGSFLS, encoded by the coding sequence GTGCCGGACGACATCGGGGGATCGGAACGGATGCTCGCGCAGTGGGAGCAGTCGATCCAGCAGAAGGCCGCTCGCTACCAGAGCATGGCCGAACGCGTGCAGGAGCTGACGATCACCGAGACCTCGCGGGACGGCCTGATCAGGCTCACCATCGGCTCCAACGGCATCCTGTCCTCTGTGGACATCGCGGAACCCGCGCGGGAGAAGCGGATGTCCGAGGTGTCGGGCGAGATCATGCGGTGCCTGCAACGCGCGCAGTCGCGGATTCCCGAGCTGTTGCAGCAGGTGATGGCCGAGACCATCGGCACTCAGGACGAGACGGCGAACGTGCTGTTCGCCGAGGCGCGCAAGAACTTCCCCGCCGCACCGGCCGAGGAACCGGCGCCGTCCGTGCACGAGGAGATGCGGTTCGGCATCGAGGACGACCCGCAAGCACCGCCGCCACCACCCGCACCACGTCCGCAGCGCCCCCAGCGGCGGCCTTCGGACGACGACGACTTCGACGGCGGTTCATTCCTGTCCTGA
- a CDS encoding type VII secretion target, translating to MAEKFDIVPETLDGHRKQLDDLGERLRGALDAARTVSMPTDAYGILCQPFRMMLDPVEQWGLDALNGAVEAMDTTANGVNDTVKQYRAMDESIGETFRTGG from the coding sequence ATGGCCGAGAAGTTCGACATCGTCCCGGAAACGCTGGACGGACACCGCAAGCAGCTCGACGACCTGGGGGAACGGTTGCGGGGCGCGCTCGACGCCGCCCGCACCGTCAGCATGCCGACCGACGCCTACGGCATCCTGTGCCAGCCGTTCCGGATGATGCTCGACCCGGTCGAGCAGTGGGGGCTGGACGCGCTCAACGGTGCCGTGGAAGCGATGGACACCACCGCGAACGGCGTCAACGACACCGTCAAGCAGTACCGCGCGATGGACGAGTCGATCGGCGAGACCTTCCGGACCGGTGGCTGA
- a CDS encoding DNA/RNA non-specific endonuclease, which yields MTNPLVAQAPEEGSGFTKGTGDNGWATGVSIAESAMDTFNGFKEGNWIEGGLGVVSLAADAASMAIDPFGTLMSSAASFLMEHVQPLKDMLDWLAGDPPVIESYSTTWNNVATELGKISEDYATALKSGTEGWTGAAADAYRGSAAEQSDAITGAASAAGSVGTVVGVMGMVVAFVREMVRDLIADLIAKLIAWVLEAVFSLGFGTPVIVAQAVTAIGKWAARIAKLVQKLLDTIKKVSPMLKRLVEIFEKIMKVLGKLAGKATGLDVLGTKIDDPGFLKKLGRDGPDLPSTSHADAPTSPSSTPGTSTDTSSSPAGRANADSPPSSRPADSTAPSSTAPSTAPPSSTPDGPAATRPSSTPGSPSPSPSPSTSSTPSPSSAGRAPGGPASPAAHSPSTTSPAGHPSSSTPSPAGHAPGGSPSSPAAHSPTSPAGHSPGGSTPGGHSPSSPSSAPSGHSPSSPSPTPSGHSPGGTSTSPAGSAPARVDQTHSSATEAPSRTDQPHTAPRDAGPAQAPQQGAPAPGGGAPHGGGQPGGTSPSAGSPRPGGGGWTGTPGHRGDLSSGTPQGRAPDGTRPQSAGPSHAGPSHAGPPQGRPPQAGPPPYRPAQTGPQYGGPPHAGPPQARPSGPPQTRPGGPPHTNPPHTGPSQPRPNTGPPQHAPQARGPQTGAPPHHAPAAPHQNGPNTPPHHDPNTPDPTHHTPDHHTPDQHRPDIDEAHARYGETTPAGVSHHRGDPAMGDLPSRVPNDPRYFTADVHITPDGRARVGNHAYSPEEYGDLLRRNGWDGKTPIRLIGCDAGSNDFAKRLSAHTDAPVLAPTKPAWTDSNGRVYTSDAEVDAHGNRQPRIPPNGEWETHSPDGTRVKSSEDGFAPGTHDRDKSGLAPDGARDRAATTPPETVPVGRDHPDAPLKSRPFGRDADGDPVRMEPNTRYEVTDRAGRDRGVFTTDGEGNVVRVETTSGRQGDWRPDSRQPFPNCEYRVTGQAGSVYTFHTDADARTSRMTGDLVHTGSDSARRSPDQGPVGHEGRDEYRAHNQQVAKDFEDRHGRPPEPHEVRLYEDVGWNGGHLAGTEFDGPGEYVNMVPMLESLNQHQPGSTLADNFRALEEHWGDVLSRDPKPKLTVQVEMDYPDGKKTPDSIHVQYWIDGVPEDPLVYNNIPPRRH from the coding sequence ATGACCAATCCCCTGGTCGCGCAGGCACCCGAGGAGGGCTCCGGGTTCACCAAGGGCACCGGCGACAACGGCTGGGCCACCGGCGTCTCCATCGCCGAGTCCGCCATGGACACGTTCAACGGCTTCAAGGAGGGCAACTGGATCGAGGGCGGCCTCGGCGTCGTCAGCCTCGCCGCGGACGCCGCGTCGATGGCCATCGACCCGTTCGGCACCCTCATGTCCTCGGCCGCGTCGTTCCTGATGGAGCACGTGCAGCCGTTGAAGGACATGCTCGACTGGCTCGCGGGCGACCCCCCGGTGATCGAGTCGTACAGCACGACGTGGAACAACGTGGCCACCGAGCTGGGCAAGATCAGCGAGGACTACGCGACCGCGCTGAAGTCCGGCACCGAGGGGTGGACCGGCGCCGCCGCGGACGCCTACCGCGGCTCGGCCGCCGAGCAGTCCGACGCGATCACCGGCGCCGCCAGCGCGGCCGGGTCCGTCGGCACGGTCGTCGGCGTGATGGGCATGGTCGTCGCGTTCGTGCGCGAGATGGTGCGCGACCTGATCGCCGACCTGATCGCGAAGCTCATCGCGTGGGTGCTGGAAGCCGTGTTCTCACTGGGTTTCGGCACGCCGGTGATCGTCGCGCAGGCCGTCACCGCCATCGGGAAGTGGGCTGCGCGGATCGCGAAGCTCGTCCAGAAGCTGTTGGACACCATCAAGAAGGTCTCGCCGATGCTCAAGCGCCTGGTCGAGATCTTCGAGAAGATCATGAAGGTGCTCGGGAAGCTGGCGGGCAAGGCGACCGGTCTGGACGTGCTCGGCACGAAGATCGACGATCCCGGCTTCCTGAAGAAGCTGGGGCGCGACGGGCCGGACCTGCCGTCCACCTCGCACGCCGACGCGCCGACCTCGCCCAGCAGCACGCCCGGTACCTCGACCGACACCAGCAGTTCGCCCGCGGGGCGGGCGAACGCGGACAGCCCGCCGTCGTCCCGGCCCGCCGACAGCACCGCGCCGTCTTCGACCGCTCCGTCGACTGCTCCGCCTTCGAGCACGCCGGACGGACCTGCCGCGACACGTCCGAGCAGCACACCCGGCAGTCCGTCGCCGAGCCCATCGCCCAGCACGTCCAGCACGCCTTCGCCCAGCTCAGCCGGGCGCGCACCCGGTGGGCCTGCGAGCCCTGCGGCGCACAGCCCCAGCACCACCAGCCCGGCCGGCCACCCGTCGAGCAGCACGCCCAGCCCGGCGGGACACGCTCCCGGCGGCAGCCCGTCGAGCCCAGCCGCCCACAGCCCCACCAGCCCGGCTGGGCACTCCCCCGGCGGCTCGACGCCTGGTGGGCACAGCCCGAGCAGCCCTTCGTCCGCGCCGAGCGGGCACAGCCCCAGCAGTCCCTCCCCCACCCCGAGCGGGCACAGCCCTGGTGGTACCTCGACCAGTCCGGCGGGGTCGGCGCCCGCGCGGGTGGACCAGACGCACTCGTCCGCGACGGAAGCCCCGTCCAGGACCGACCAGCCGCACACCGCGCCGCGGGACGCCGGGCCGGCGCAGGCACCCCAGCAGGGCGCGCCCGCGCCGGGTGGCGGAGCGCCGCACGGTGGTGGCCAACCCGGCGGGACCTCGCCGAGCGCGGGTTCGCCGCGACCGGGTGGCGGAGGGTGGACCGGGACGCCCGGTCACCGCGGCGACCTGTCGTCCGGCACCCCGCAGGGCCGCGCGCCGGACGGCACCCGGCCGCAGAGCGCAGGTCCGTCCCACGCTGGCCCATCCCACGCAGGCCCGCCGCAAGGACGCCCGCCCCAGGCGGGCCCGCCGCCGTACCGGCCCGCACAGACCGGTCCCCAGTACGGCGGACCACCCCACGCGGGTCCGCCGCAGGCCCGCCCGTCCGGCCCCCCGCAGACCAGGCCCGGTGGACCACCGCACACGAACCCGCCGCACACCGGCCCGTCCCAGCCACGCCCGAACACCGGGCCACCCCAGCACGCCCCGCAGGCCCGCGGCCCGCAGACCGGCGCGCCACCGCACCACGCCCCGGCGGCCCCGCACCAGAACGGCCCGAACACCCCGCCGCACCACGACCCCAACACCCCCGACCCGACCCACCACACCCCCGATCACCACACCCCCGATCAGCACCGCCCCGACATCGACGAGGCGCACGCGCGGTACGGCGAGACGACACCCGCCGGTGTCTCGCACCACCGCGGCGACCCGGCGATGGGCGACCTGCCGAGCCGGGTGCCGAACGACCCGCGGTACTTCACCGCCGACGTGCACATCACCCCCGACGGCCGCGCGCGCGTCGGCAACCACGCCTACAGCCCCGAGGAGTACGGGGACCTGTTGCGCCGCAACGGGTGGGACGGCAAAACCCCCATCCGGCTGATCGGCTGCGACGCCGGCAGCAACGACTTCGCCAAGCGGCTGTCCGCGCACACCGACGCCCCCGTGCTGGCTCCCACGAAGCCCGCGTGGACCGACAGCAACGGCCGCGTCTACACCTCCGACGCCGAGGTCGACGCGCACGGCAACCGGCAGCCGAGGATCCCGCCGAACGGCGAGTGGGAGACCCACAGCCCCGACGGCACCAGGGTCAAGTCCAGCGAGGACGGCTTCGCGCCCGGCACGCACGACAGGGACAAGTCCGGGCTCGCCCCCGACGGCGCGCGGGACCGCGCGGCGACCACGCCGCCGGAGACGGTGCCGGTCGGCCGGGACCACCCGGACGCGCCGCTCAAGTCCAGGCCGTTCGGGCGGGACGCCGACGGCGACCCCGTCCGGATGGAGCCCAACACCCGGTACGAGGTCACCGACCGGGCGGGCCGCGACCGGGGTGTCTTCACCACCGACGGCGAGGGCAACGTCGTCCGCGTCGAGACCACGTCCGGCAGGCAGGGCGACTGGCGGCCCGACAGCAGGCAGCCGTTCCCGAACTGCGAGTACCGGGTGACCGGGCAGGCGGGCAGCGTCTACACCTTCCACACCGACGCGGACGCCCGCACCTCGCGGATGACCGGCGACCTGGTGCACACCGGCTCGGACTCGGCCCGCCGCAGCCCCGACCAGGGCCCGGTCGGCCACGAGGGCCGCGACGAGTACCGGGCGCACAACCAGCAGGTCGCCAAGGACTTCGAGGACCGGCACGGCAGGCCACCGGAGCCGCACGAGGTCCGGCTCTACGAGGACGTCGGCTGGAACGGCGGTCACCTCGCGGGCACCGAGTTCGACGGGCCCGGCGAGTACGTCAACATGGTCCCGATGCTGGAGAGCCTCAACCAGCACCAGCCCGGCAGCACGCTGGCGGACAACTTCCGCGCGCTGGAGGAGCACTGGGGCGACGTGCTCTCGCGCGACCCGAAGCCGAAGCTGACCGTCCAGGTCGAGATGGACTACCCGGACGGGAAGAAGACCCCGGACTCCATCCACGTGCAGTACTGGATCGACGGCGTGCCCGAGGATCCGTTGGTCTACAACAACATCCCACCGCGTCGGCACTGA
- a CDS encoding tudor domain-containing protein — protein MSEPIQLTPPEQEELLQEAGGILLSAAPEGWQGLELSFRSTVGIDTATFLSTGADGGRTRVAPPAAALRVLKKLRAGMYEEDRGSWYTARITIEPPGRYEVEYDYDGEPSFTPPLTASAFALDQDYFPRSDEHIPDWLRAKLAEAPGNASE, from the coding sequence ATGTCGGAGCCGATCCAGTTGACCCCGCCCGAGCAGGAGGAACTGCTCCAGGAGGCCGGCGGGATCCTGCTGTCCGCCGCCCCCGAGGGCTGGCAGGGGCTGGAGCTGTCGTTCCGGTCGACGGTGGGCATCGACACCGCGACCTTCCTCTCCACCGGGGCGGACGGCGGCCGGACCAGGGTCGCACCGCCCGCGGCCGCGCTGCGCGTGCTGAAGAAGCTGCGCGCGGGCATGTACGAGGAAGACCGCGGCAGCTGGTACACGGCGCGGATCACGATCGAGCCGCCCGGCCGCTACGAGGTGGAGTACGACTACGACGGCGAGCCGAGCTTCACGCCGCCGCTGACCGCGAGCGCGTTCGCCCTCGACCAGGACTACTTCCCCCGGTCCGACGAGCACATCCCGGACTGGCTGCGGGCCAAGCTGGCCGAAGCGCCGGGCAACGCCTCGGAGTGA
- the mptB gene encoding polyprenol phosphomannose-dependent alpha 1,6 mannosyltransferase MptB translates to MPPEATGIPIRTILLGVAGVSLVALGGAGAGAVVKSDPVLTDLSLSWIRYGHGHDLATALVYAGLGLVIWAWVRLGRMVQRRHVGSAAVLIAIVAWTLPLLLSPPLFSKDVYSYLAQGQLALHGFDPYRVGPAALPSPLSDNVSWVWQNTPAPYGPLFILIAKTVVWVTGAGVIGGVVLMRLVLAAGLALLCWSLPGLARHLGGRPAVALWLAAANPLMLVHLIGGGHNDILMVGLMAAGALLVLDKRHVHGIALVSLAVAIKATAVVVLPFLVLVWAARLDGTERSRLGRAVAYGTAVFGAVFVLCSVVAGVDLGWIPALKSSSAIVNWLSLPSAVGDFVYTLVSLVVKVEPGVFMAVARAAGSVLLVYIAWRQWRAAEDGGPNAIRHAALTMLAVALLSPATLPWYFSWPLVLGAGLAWTAKGLTAAVFFSSVLLLVTFPNGDTGLYSWGYLALTAAVSALAAVSLTRPDPLELSFRPLPARTSAAAG, encoded by the coding sequence ATGCCGCCGGAGGCCACCGGTATCCCGATTCGGACGATTCTCCTCGGCGTCGCGGGTGTTTCCCTCGTCGCGCTCGGCGGTGCCGGTGCGGGCGCGGTGGTGAAATCCGATCCGGTGCTCACGGACCTGTCGCTCAGCTGGATCCGGTACGGCCACGGCCACGACCTGGCGACGGCGTTGGTGTACGCGGGTCTGGGGCTGGTGATCTGGGCGTGGGTGCGGCTGGGGCGGATGGTGCAGCGGCGGCACGTCGGCAGCGCGGCGGTGCTGATCGCGATCGTGGCGTGGACGTTGCCGCTGTTGTTGTCGCCGCCGTTGTTCAGCAAGGACGTGTACAGCTACCTGGCGCAGGGGCAGTTGGCGTTGCACGGGTTCGACCCGTACCGGGTGGGGCCCGCGGCGTTGCCCAGTCCGTTGAGCGACAACGTGAGTTGGGTGTGGCAGAACACGCCGGCGCCGTACGGGCCGTTGTTCATCCTGATCGCCAAGACCGTGGTGTGGGTGACCGGAGCCGGTGTCATCGGCGGTGTCGTGCTGATGCGGCTGGTGCTCGCGGCCGGACTGGCGTTGCTGTGCTGGTCGCTGCCGGGTCTGGCCCGGCACCTGGGAGGTCGTCCGGCGGTCGCGCTGTGGCTGGCGGCGGCGAACCCGTTGATGCTGGTCCACCTGATCGGCGGCGGCCACAACGACATCCTGATGGTCGGCCTGATGGCCGCCGGGGCGCTGCTCGTGCTCGACAAGCGCCACGTCCACGGCATCGCGCTGGTCTCGTTGGCCGTCGCGATCAAGGCGACCGCCGTGGTGGTCCTGCCGTTCCTGGTGCTGGTCTGGGCCGCCCGGCTCGACGGCACCGAACGCTCCCGGCTCGGCAGGGCCGTCGCGTACGGCACGGCGGTGTTCGGCGCGGTGTTCGTGCTGTGCTCGGTCGTCGCGGGCGTCGACCTGGGCTGGATCCCGGCGTTGAAGTCGTCGTCCGCGATCGTGAACTGGCTGTCGCTGCCCAGCGCGGTCGGCGATTTCGTGTACACCCTGGTCAGCCTGGTCGTGAAGGTCGAGCCGGGCGTCTTCATGGCTGTCGCGCGCGCCGCGGGCTCGGTGCTGCTGGTCTACATCGCTTGGCGGCAGTGGCGGGCAGCGGAGGACGGCGGCCCCAACGCCATCCGGCACGCCGCCCTCACCATGCTCGCCGTCGCCCTGCTCTCCCCCGCCACGCTGCCCTGGTACTTCAGTTGGCCGCTGGTCCTCGGCGCGGGCTTGGCGTGGACCGCGAAGGGCCTGACCGCGGCGGTGTTCTTCTCGTCGGTGCTGCTGCTGGTCACGTTCCCCAACGGCGACACCGGGCTCTACTCGTGGGGCTACCTGGCCCTGACCGCCGCCGTCTCCGCGCTCGCCGCCGTGTCGCTCACCAGGCCGGACCCGCTGGAGCTGTCGTTCAGACCGCTACCGGCGCGGACCTCCGCAGCCGCGGGCTGA
- a CDS encoding glycosyltransferase 87 family protein, whose translation MAVDAGDAVRSDKLTRAVFAGWLLVMVGTLIHVITRDYEWSLDLRVYRNGGGAWLEGLPIYVDHFSAPLGGPDLPFTYPPIAVVLFSPLAAVPLPVAIFAIALLNLLALTALCLIAATRVCGRGPLAIRYGLGAAAVASVFDPVRETLTFGQINLLLAVLVLLDCLLARTRLPRGALIGLAAAIKLTPAVFVLFFLAKKEWRPAVTAFVSFLVFAVIGFLIMPGEARQFWFHALLDPGRVGRLTYTSNQSLRGVVARLGLDGTPQVAVWALLCVVVVVLGFIAAVKAREAGDDVAAFLVIAVAGLLISPVSWGHHWIWIAPALTLFAVPAYRRSKAFWAFAVPGVLVFLVGPHWLFPNDNDVERDWAWWQQVIGNAYVWFGLAVVVALAVVRRPRTVEVD comes from the coding sequence ATGGCCGTGGATGCCGGGGACGCGGTCCGGTCGGACAAGCTGACCCGTGCGGTCTTCGCGGGCTGGTTGCTGGTGATGGTGGGCACGCTCATCCACGTGATCACCCGCGACTACGAGTGGTCGCTGGACCTGCGGGTCTACCGCAACGGCGGCGGCGCGTGGCTCGAAGGCCTGCCCATCTACGTCGACCACTTCTCGGCTCCGCTGGGCGGCCCCGACCTGCCGTTCACCTACCCGCCGATCGCGGTGGTGCTGTTCAGCCCGCTGGCCGCCGTGCCGCTGCCCGTCGCCATCTTCGCCATCGCCCTGCTGAACCTCCTCGCGCTGACCGCGCTCTGCCTGATCGCCGCCACCCGCGTGTGCGGCCGCGGCCCGCTCGCGATCCGCTACGGCCTCGGCGCCGCCGCGGTCGCCTCGGTCTTCGACCCGGTGCGCGAGACGCTGACGTTCGGCCAGATCAACCTGCTGCTCGCCGTGCTGGTGCTGCTCGACTGCCTGCTGGCCCGCACCCGGCTGCCGCGCGGCGCGCTCATCGGCCTGGCCGCGGCGATCAAGCTCACGCCCGCGGTGTTCGTGCTGTTCTTCCTGGCGAAGAAGGAATGGCGCCCGGCGGTGACCGCTTTCGTGTCGTTCCTCGTGTTCGCGGTGATCGGCTTCCTGATCATGCCCGGCGAGGCCCGCCAGTTCTGGTTCCACGCGCTGCTCGACCCCGGCCGCGTCGGCAGGCTCACCTACACCAGCAACCAGTCGCTGCGCGGCGTGGTCGCCCGCCTCGGCCTCGACGGCACGCCGCAGGTGGCCGTCTGGGCGCTGCTCTGCGTCGTGGTCGTCGTGCTCGGGTTCATCGCCGCCGTGAAAGCGCGCGAAGCGGGCGACGACGTGGCCGCGTTCCTCGTGATCGCCGTGGCGGGTCTGCTCATTTCCCCTGTTTCCTGGGGGCACCACTGGATCTGGATCGCTCCAGCCCTCACGTTGTTCGCGGTACCCGCGTACCGGCGGTCGAAAGCGTTCTGGGCATTCGCGGTTCCGGGTGTCCTGGTGTTCCTCGTCGGGCCGCACTGGCTGTTCCCCAACGACAACGACGTCGAACGGGATTGGGCCTGGTGGCAGCAGGTCATCGGCAACGCCTACGTGTGGTTCGGGCTGGCCGTGGTGGTGGCGCTGGCCGTGGTCCGGCGTCCGAGAACGGTCGAGGTCGATTGA
- a CDS encoding DNA-binding protein: protein MSPALETVLAKAGLQVTPMEFLNLVTEAAKRLAPPHPEPASYFTPDQREVLTDVGLDLGPQTNNDAMPRARSIVALSVLRDTALTVAEAARQLQVDTSRIRHRLGVGRLVGWKDKGSWRLPAWQFAGTGVLPGLEAVLATVAQDQPALVVAAFMTTAQEDLLVDGTPTTPRDWLLAGGDPRRVADLAAMLGTPV from the coding sequence ATGAGTCCTGCGCTGGAGACGGTGCTGGCCAAGGCCGGCCTACAGGTCACGCCAATGGAGTTCCTCAACCTGGTCACCGAGGCCGCCAAGCGGCTCGCTCCTCCGCACCCGGAGCCCGCGAGCTACTTCACGCCCGACCAGCGCGAGGTGCTGACCGACGTCGGCCTCGACCTCGGCCCGCAGACCAACAACGACGCAATGCCCAGAGCGCGCTCCATCGTCGCGCTGTCGGTCCTCCGCGACACCGCGCTGACCGTGGCCGAGGCCGCGCGCCAGTTGCAGGTGGACACCAGCCGCATCCGACACCGGCTCGGCGTCGGCAGGCTCGTGGGCTGGAAGGACAAGGGCAGCTGGCGACTGCCCGCGTGGCAGTTCGCGGGCACCGGCGTGCTGCCGGGCCTGGAAGCCGTGCTGGCCACCGTCGCCCAAGACCAACCCGCGCTGGTCGTGGCCGCGTTCATGACGACCGCCCAGGAAGACCTGCTCGTCGACGGCACCCCGACCACTCCTCGCGACTGGCTACTGGCAGGCGGCGACCCGCGCCGCGTCGCCGACCTCGCGGCGATGCTCGGCACACCCGTCTGA
- a CDS encoding RES family NAD+ phosphorylase: protein MSRLPQPPAPAVLQAILRRTEDVVAVHRATRLVRVFTAKGQHPQRWNTFRYTGPLAHARFDTHPPSTDGSPSVAQEHGVLYFGLTVRTSVAEVFQATSVVDRRTRSPFLVALRPRRTLRLLDLTGLWPTRVGASQELSSGPKHLTQAWARAIRAAYPELDGLWYRSSMDSGDPAVCLWDPPGASCLPAAPDVLLPLDHPGLDLPLARVCEELNYTLLG from the coding sequence ATGTCACGGCTTCCCCAGCCGCCCGCTCCCGCCGTGCTGCAGGCGATCCTGCGCCGCACCGAGGACGTGGTGGCGGTGCACCGCGCCACCCGCCTGGTGCGCGTCTTCACCGCGAAGGGCCAACACCCCCAACGGTGGAACACCTTCCGCTACACCGGCCCGCTCGCCCACGCCAGGTTCGACACCCACCCCCCGAGCACCGACGGCTCCCCGTCAGTCGCCCAGGAACACGGCGTCCTGTACTTCGGCCTCACCGTGCGGACGAGCGTCGCCGAGGTCTTCCAGGCCACCTCGGTCGTAGACCGCCGCACCCGCAGCCCATTCCTCGTAGCCCTACGCCCCCGCCGCACCCTCCGCTTACTGGACCTGACCGGCCTCTGGCCCACCCGCGTCGGCGCGTCACAGGAACTCAGCAGCGGCCCCAAACACCTCACCCAAGCCTGGGCCCGCGCCATCCGCGCCGCCTACCCGGAACTCGACGGCCTCTGGTACCGCTCCTCCATGGACTCCGGCGACCCCGCCGTCTGCCTGTGGGACCCACCAGGCGCCTCCTGCCTACCCGCCGCACCAGACGTGCTGCTCCCCCTGGACCACCCCGGCCTGGACCTACCACTGGCACGGGTGTGCGAGGAACTGAACTACACACTGCTCGGCTAA
- a CDS encoding GNAT family N-acetyltransferase, with protein MQWTVRPARLEDATEIARINVAAWQHAYRGIVADPVLDRMLPESRLPGWSRVLALPEPSAVFVSVSEVGVIGAYCAVDAVREVGDAHPDLHTGEITAIYADPRFRGTGAGHEVHEVAVRHLIEHGFRYAVLWVFQENVRSRDFYEAHGWRHDGVVHRYELGDQELPEVRYARFLSAPRRRSAAAARRS; from the coding sequence ATGCAGTGGACAGTCCGGCCCGCGAGGCTGGAGGACGCCACGGAGATCGCCCGGATCAACGTGGCCGCGTGGCAGCACGCTTACCGGGGCATCGTCGCCGACCCCGTGCTCGATCGCATGCTGCCGGAGAGCAGGCTCCCCGGCTGGAGCCGCGTCCTCGCCCTCCCGGAGCCCAGCGCCGTGTTCGTGTCGGTGTCCGAGGTGGGTGTCATAGGGGCGTATTGCGCGGTGGATGCCGTGCGGGAGGTGGGGGACGCGCACCCTGACCTGCACACGGGGGAGATCACGGCGATTTACGCCGATCCCCGGTTTCGGGGGACCGGGGCGGGGCACGAGGTGCATGAGGTGGCTGTGCGGCATTTGATCGAGCACGGGTTCCGGTATGCGGTGTTGTGGGTTTTTCAGGAGAACGTGCGCAGTCGGGATTTTTACGAGGCGCACGGGTGGAGGCATGACGGGGTTGTGCATCGGTATGAGCTGGGGGATCAGGAGCTGCCTGAGGTGAGGTATGCGCGGTTCTTGTCGGCGCCTCGGAGGAGGTCTGCGGCGGCGGCTCGTCGGTCTTGA